From the Planctomycetota bacterium genome, one window contains:
- a CDS encoding DNA adenine methylase produces MPQHHDSLRSPLRYPGGKSRVARLLAPYIPEHEEYREIFFGGGGLFFHKPKAKHNWINDLHPGLYAFWKTLRDQFDEFEALCRKQPASNEATLRATFDYWCGRDDLMKASGDDKLLERAVQYYFINRTVWTGRVVYDPARRSRLYFSNPEGWGNLKKKLKHLRACSEKLQGVKITNLPFEQCLEGATPDTFIYADPPYYRDSLDVPTSKLYEGHFPIEAHTALRNLLAASPARAMISYDDRPEVRKLYADKAIWRLVPLEWKYCGRYAVTNDAKAKGRKEQKVSGQELLIVNRPLLAARH; encoded by the coding sequence ATGCCACAACATCACGATTCCCTGCGTTCTCCCCTGCGCTACCCTGGCGGCAAGAGCCGTGTTGCCAGACTCCTCGCTCCGTACATCCCCGAGCACGAGGAGTACCGCGAGATCTTCTTCGGCGGCGGCGGCCTCTTCTTCCACAAGCCGAAGGCTAAGCACAACTGGATCAACGACTTACATCCAGGCCTCTATGCCTTCTGGAAGACCCTTCGCGACCAGTTTGACGAGTTCGAAGCCCTGTGTCGCAAGCAACCCGCCTCCAACGAGGCAACGCTACGCGCAACCTTCGACTACTGGTGCGGTCGCGACGACCTCATGAAGGCCAGCGGCGACGACAAACTCCTGGAACGCGCCGTCCAGTACTACTTCATCAACCGCACCGTGTGGACCGGGCGCGTCGTCTACGACCCCGCCCGCCGCTCGCGCCTCTACTTCAGCAACCCCGAGGGCTGGGGCAACCTGAAGAAGAAGCTCAAGCACCTTCGCGCCTGCTCCGAGAAGCTCCAGGGCGTGAAGATCACCAACCTCCCCTTCGAACAGTGCCTCGAGGGCGCCACGCCCGACACCTTCATCTACGCCGACCCGCCCTACTACCGCGACAGCCTGGATGTGCCGACCTCGAAGCTCTACGAGGGGCACTTCCCCATCGAAGCGCACACGGCCCTCCGCAACCTCCTCGCCGCCTCGCCCGCCAGGGCCATGATCTCCTACGACGATAGGCCCGAGGTGCGTAAGCTGTACGCTGACAAGGCGATATGGCGACTCGTCCCGCTGGAGTGGAAGTACTGCGGCCGCTACGCGGTGACCAACGACGCCAAGGCCAAAGGGCGCAAGGAGCAGAAGGTGAGCGGCCAGGAACTCCTCATCGTCAACCGCCCGCTGCTCGCCGCGCGCCATTGA
- a CDS encoding ThuA domain-containing protein, whose amino-acid sequence MSEPLRVTVWNEGRHEKKNEQIARIYPEGMHGAIARYLRGCTGFDVRTATLDEPDHGLPDDVLAATDVLIWWGHMAHHEVRDAIVDKVVARVLDGMGLVVLHSGHFSKPFRRLMGTSCNLKWREAGEKERLWVIEPGHPIVQGIGEYIEIPHEEMYGERFDIPEPDALVLVSWFAGGEVFRSGCCFRRHKGKIFYFRPGHETYPTYYHEGVMKILANGVRWAAPVPGADVYFGHFKPLEKLETA is encoded by the coding sequence ATGTCCGAGCCGCTTCGCGTGACCGTGTGGAACGAGGGCCGCCACGAGAAGAAGAACGAGCAGATCGCCAGAATCTACCCCGAGGGGATGCACGGCGCCATCGCCCGCTACCTGCGCGGGTGCACCGGCTTCGACGTGCGCACCGCCACCCTGGACGAGCCCGACCACGGCCTGCCCGACGACGTGCTGGCCGCCACCGACGTGCTCATCTGGTGGGGCCACATGGCCCACCACGAGGTGAGGGACGCCATCGTGGACAAGGTGGTCGCCCGCGTGCTGGACGGCATGGGGCTGGTGGTGCTGCACTCGGGCCACTTCTCCAAGCCCTTCCGCCGCCTCATGGGCACCTCGTGCAACCTCAAGTGGCGCGAGGCCGGCGAGAAGGAGCGCCTCTGGGTCATCGAGCCAGGGCACCCCATCGTCCAGGGCATTGGCGAGTATATCGAAATCCCCCACGAGGAAATGTACGGCGAACGATTCGATATTCCCGAGCCCGACGCCCTGGTGCTCGTGAGCTGGTTCGCGGGCGGCGAAGTCTTCCGCAGCGGCTGCTGCTTCCGCCGCCACAAGGGCAAGATCTTCTACTTCCGCCCAGGCCACGAGACCTATCCGACCTACTATCACGAAGGCGTGATGAAGATCCTCGCCAACGGCGTCCGCTGGGCCGCCCCCGTGCCCGGCGCCGACGTCTACTTCGGCCACTTCAAGCCCCTCGAGAAACTCGAGACCGCTTAG
- a CDS encoding Gfo/Idh/MocA family oxidoreductase, which yields MAIKVAFIGSGGIAGYHLSHLEKIQDVQLVGFCDVQADRAKARAKQYKAKAYADHRKMLDATRPDAVYVCTPPFAHGQFELDAVARGCHLFVEKPIATTMETALQIRDAIAKAGVVSAVGYQDRYQDIIAKLRLILRKHKIATAMGYWMGGMPGVAWWRVKAQSGGQHTEQTTHIFDMMRYLFGEVRTVYAAASRGLMTAVPNYDVEDVSAATLVFQDGLVATVYSACCLKAGGKCGIDIFCTDCRIEYVERQSVTTREAARTEEIRNVADYGQAIDETFIAAVRTKGKEDNVLSPYADACKSLALSLAVDRSLASGQPVEV from the coding sequence ATGGCCATCAAGGTCGCATTCATCGGCTCCGGTGGCATTGCTGGCTACCACCTGAGCCACCTCGAGAAGATCCAGGATGTCCAGCTCGTGGGCTTCTGCGACGTGCAGGCCGACCGGGCCAAGGCCCGCGCGAAGCAGTACAAGGCCAAGGCCTATGCCGACCACCGCAAGATGCTCGACGCGACCCGGCCCGACGCCGTCTACGTGTGCACTCCGCCCTTCGCCCACGGGCAGTTCGAGCTCGACGCCGTGGCGCGCGGCTGCCACCTCTTCGTGGAGAAGCCCATCGCCACGACCATGGAGACCGCTCTCCAGATCCGCGACGCCATCGCCAAGGCGGGCGTCGTCTCTGCCGTCGGCTACCAGGATAGATACCAGGACATCATCGCCAAGCTGCGTCTGATTTTGCGTAAGCACAAAATCGCCACGGCGATGGGTTACTGGATGGGCGGCATGCCGGGCGTGGCGTGGTGGCGCGTGAAGGCCCAGAGCGGCGGCCAGCACACCGAGCAGACCACCCACATTTTCGACATGATGCGCTACCTCTTCGGCGAGGTCCGCACCGTCTACGCCGCCGCCAGCCGGGGCCTGATGACCGCCGTGCCCAACTACGACGTCGAGGACGTGTCGGCGGCCACGCTGGTCTTCCAGGACGGCCTGGTCGCCACCGTCTATTCGGCCTGCTGCCTCAAGGCGGGCGGGAAGTGCGGCATAGACATCTTCTGTACCGACTGCCGCATCGAGTACGTCGAGCGCCAGTCGGTCACCACCCGCGAGGCCGCGCGCACCGAGGAGATTCGCAACGTGGCCGACTACGGCCAGGCGATTGACGAGACCTTCATCGCCGCCGTCCGCACGAAGGGCAAGGAGGACAACGTGCTGTCGCCCTACGCCGACGCCTGCAAGTCGCTCGCCCTGAGCCTGGCGGTGGACCGCTCGCTGGCCAGCGGCCAGCCCGTCGAAGTGTGA
- a CDS encoding glycosyltransferase has translation MSRVLYVITELDVGGAEKALAELAARLSRAAYEPEVACLSGRGPLGADLRARGIPVHFLDGRGWWDLCALWRLRRLIRRANIVHSFLYHANMAARLAAIASGALVVGSARVAERSRPLRRRLEGLTHPLVDAEVCVSSGVRDFMAAGGFPRRKLVVIPNGVDAAKFAGRDPAFKARLGLRPEAPLVTTIGRLHEQKGMDAFVRAAASVRRSRPECHFLVVGAGPLEGELRAAARALGLAQGITFLGHCDHVPAVLRATDVFVLASLWEGMPNVVLEAMAAGAPVVATRVEGTVDLLEHNETGLLVMPRDVPGLVSGILRLLDEPATARRLADAAQARAREHFSLDTMVRRHEALYAELLARHS, from the coding sequence ATGAGCCGCGTCCTCTACGTCATCACCGAGCTCGACGTGGGCGGGGCGGAGAAGGCCCTGGCCGAGTTGGCCGCGCGCCTGAGCCGCGCGGCCTATGAGCCCGAGGTGGCCTGCCTGAGCGGCCGCGGCCCGCTCGGCGCCGACCTGCGCGCGCGCGGCATCCCCGTCCACTTCCTCGACGGCCGCGGCTGGTGGGACCTGTGCGCCCTCTGGCGCCTGCGCCGCCTGATCCGCAGGGCCAACATCGTCCACAGCTTCCTCTACCACGCCAACATGGCGGCGCGCCTCGCCGCCATCGCCTCCGGCGCGCTCGTGGTCGGCTCGGCCCGGGTCGCCGAGCGCTCGCGCCCCCTCCGCCGCCGCCTCGAGGGCCTCACCCATCCGCTCGTGGATGCCGAGGTCTGCGTGTCCAGCGGCGTGCGCGACTTCATGGCCGCCGGCGGCTTCCCGCGCAGGAAGCTCGTGGTGATCCCGAACGGCGTGGACGCCGCGAAGTTCGCCGGCCGCGACCCGGCCTTCAAGGCCCGGCTGGGCCTTCGCCCTGAGGCCCCGCTTGTCACCACGATCGGCCGGCTCCACGAGCAGAAGGGCATGGATGCGTTCGTGCGGGCGGCCGCCTCGGTGCGCCGCTCGCGCCCCGAGTGCCACTTTCTCGTCGTGGGCGCCGGCCCGCTCGAGGGCGAGTTGCGCGCCGCGGCCAGGGCGCTCGGCCTCGCCCAGGGCATCACCTTTCTCGGCCACTGCGACCACGTGCCCGCCGTGCTCCGGGCCACCGACGTCTTCGTGCTCGCCTCGCTCTGGGAGGGGATGCCCAACGTGGTGCTCGAGGCCATGGCGGCGGGCGCCCCAGTCGTGGCCACCCGCGTGGAGGGCACGGTGGACCTCCTGGAGCACAACGAGACGGGACTGCTGGTGATGCCGCGCGACGTGCCGGGCCTCGTGAGCGGCATCCTGCGCCTGCTCGACGAGCCCGCCACGGCCCGCCGCCTGGCCGATGCCGCTCAGGCCCGCGCCCGCGAGCATTTCAGCCTCGACACCATGGTCCGCCGCCACGAGGCCCTCTACGCCGAGCTTCTCGCCCGTCATTCATAG